From Heliomicrobium modesticaldum Ice1, a single genomic window includes:
- a CDS encoding 4Fe-4S dicluster domain-containing protein — protein MQPKFETTVQLLRHEVLTHVAKLAMEKTLDQHKELIPYMIVQGKKPRFRCCVYKERAVLKERVSLACGNDVRGSSGIIQVMQTACEECPVERFTVTEACRGCIAHPCMEACPVGAISQINRRAIINQEKCIECGRCRQACPYGAITDTQRPCIKACPVKAISYSEDKLATIDQKKCINCGQCAYRCPFGAISDKSFITQVIGTLQAKDRPVYALLAPAVVAQFPEADLGQIRTALKQIGFFDVVEAALGADMIVPEEAKELEEKIHAGSFLTTSCCPAFFDMVDKHFPALKGNVSTTVSPMIAAARYIKAKNAHAVVVFIGPCIAKKAEITRESVAGAVDYTLTFEELFALFHATDIDPAECESHLREETSPFSRAFARSGGVTAAVIQSLKEDNKQLEVRSVKCNGAEECIKALRLAKAGKLPENFIEGMVCVGGCIGGPAALNHSAKAKAMIDKFSAEAKVKTIREALEPLDNSDLDLHSHL, from the coding sequence ATGCAACCCAAATTTGAAACGACGGTACAACTGCTGCGGCATGAGGTACTGACTCATGTGGCCAAACTGGCTATGGAAAAAACACTCGATCAGCATAAGGAACTCATCCCCTACATGATCGTGCAAGGCAAAAAACCGCGTTTCCGTTGCTGTGTCTATAAAGAGCGAGCCGTCCTCAAAGAAAGGGTGAGCCTGGCCTGCGGAAATGATGTGCGCGGTTCCTCCGGCATCATTCAGGTCATGCAGACAGCCTGTGAAGAATGTCCTGTAGAACGGTTCACCGTGACGGAAGCTTGCCGCGGCTGTATCGCCCACCCTTGCATGGAGGCCTGTCCTGTCGGTGCTATCAGCCAGATCAACCGCCGGGCCATCATCAACCAGGAAAAGTGCATCGAATGCGGTCGCTGCCGCCAGGCTTGCCCCTACGGCGCCATCACCGATACACAGCGCCCCTGTATCAAGGCCTGTCCGGTCAAGGCCATTTCCTACAGCGAAGACAAGCTGGCTACGATCGACCAGAAGAAATGCATCAACTGCGGCCAGTGCGCTTACCGCTGCCCCTTCGGTGCCATCTCGGACAAGTCTTTCATCACCCAGGTCATCGGCACGTTGCAGGCGAAAGACCGTCCCGTATACGCTCTCCTCGCTCCAGCCGTGGTAGCTCAGTTTCCCGAGGCCGATCTGGGCCAGATCCGCACGGCATTGAAGCAGATCGGATTCTTCGATGTGGTGGAAGCAGCCCTCGGCGCTGACATGATCGTCCCCGAAGAGGCGAAGGAGCTGGAAGAGAAAATCCATGCTGGCTCTTTTCTTACCACTTCCTGCTGCCCAGCCTTTTTTGACATGGTGGATAAGCACTTCCCCGCCCTAAAAGGCAACGTGTCGACCACCGTCTCCCCCATGATCGCCGCAGCCCGCTACATCAAAGCGAAGAATGCCCATGCAGTCGTCGTCTTTATCGGCCCCTGCATCGCTAAAAAAGCGGAGATCACGCGCGAGTCTGTTGCCGGAGCAGTAGACTACACCCTTACCTTTGAAGAGCTGTTCGCCCTCTTCCATGCCACCGACATCGATCCGGCTGAGTGCGAATCCCATCTCCGAGAAGAAACGTCCCCCTTCAGCCGCGCTTTCGCCCGTTCTGGTGGCGTGACCGCTGCCGTCATCCAGTCACTGAAAGAAGATAACAAGCAGCTGGAGGTGCGTTCGGTAAAGTGCAACGGCGCGGAGGAGTGCATCAAGGCGCTTCGCCTGGCCAAAGCGGGCAAACTGCCGGAAAACTTCATCGAAGGCATGGTCTGTGTCGGCGGCTGTATCGGTGGACCGGCTGCGCTGAACCATAGCGCCAAAGCCAAGGCGATGATCGACAAGTTCAGCGCTGAAGCAAAGGTAAAAACGATCCGGGAAGCCCTCGAGCCACTCGATAACAGTGACCTTGACCTGCATAGCCACCTCTAA
- a CDS encoding electron transfer flavoprotein subunit beta/FixA family protein produces the protein MNIVVLVKQVPGTDNVKMDPVTGVMIRSGKDTIINPLDENALAEAIAIKNSHENVKVTAVSMGPESAMKAIKEAIAMGADGGVLISGRAFAGSDTIATAKAIAAAIRKLGDVDLILCGERATDGETGQTGAMIAYYLGIPVATYVSAVEVKEGGVIVKRTVEGGFERVEIPFPVMVTVNKDINEPGFPTLKGKLKAKERAVPVYGPAELGLDPAELGLKGSPTRVVKVFSPKLSRDTIMKKADGTTGPVEEMMKFLAGKEAI, from the coding sequence GTGAACATTGTCGTGCTTGTTAAACAGGTTCCCGGCACAGACAACGTGAAGATGGATCCCGTCACCGGCGTCATGATTCGCAGCGGGAAAGACACCATTATCAACCCGCTCGACGAAAACGCCTTGGCTGAGGCCATCGCCATCAAAAATTCACACGAGAATGTGAAAGTTACCGCAGTCAGCATGGGTCCTGAATCGGCCATGAAAGCCATCAAAGAAGCCATCGCCATGGGCGCCGACGGCGGCGTGCTCATCTCTGGCCGCGCTTTTGCCGGATCGGACACCATTGCCACCGCCAAAGCCATCGCCGCTGCCATCCGTAAGCTGGGCGATGTGGATCTGATCCTTTGCGGCGAACGCGCCACCGACGGCGAAACCGGTCAGACGGGCGCCATGATCGCCTACTACCTGGGCATCCCCGTGGCAACCTATGTCTCCGCTGTGGAAGTCAAAGAAGGCGGCGTCATCGTCAAGCGTACCGTCGAAGGCGGCTTTGAGCGCGTTGAAATACCCTTCCCTGTTATGGTCACCGTCAACAAAGACATCAACGAACCCGGTTTCCCGACCCTCAAAGGCAAGCTGAAAGCCAAAGAAAGGGCTGTTCCCGTTTATGGCCCTGCTGAACTGGGCCTCGATCCCGCTGAACTGGGTCTCAAGGGTTCACCGACCCGGGTCGTGAAGGTGTTCAGTCCCAAGCTGTCTCGCGACACGATCATGAAAAAAGCTGACGGCACCACCGGGCCGGTTGAAGAGATGATGAAGTTTCTCGCCGGCAAGGAAGCCATTTAA
- a CDS encoding FAD-binding oxidoreductase: protein MQFNKVTDGVVAELRALLGDANVLIDEEKMEMYSKDEVSDKLWEKMPEVVVKPENAQQVSEVVKLANRERIPITPRGAGSGLAAGAVPLQGGIVLSLEKMNQILDVDTENLFMICEPGVTTGDVQKTAKEHGLLYAGDPCSADSSFIGGNVATNAGGNKAVKYGVTSRHIYGLEIVMPDGEIVTFGGKNVKDVTGYDIVHLMVGSEGTLGIVTKVWLKLMPLPKYVADLLIPFADMQTAIKVVPKIMTAGIIPTCLEFMDSLSIKSAEMYLNKKLPYGDAGAYIICEVDGTSETQVQDDYETIGKLALENGALEVFVADNMSTQERIWKSRKCYAEAIRMISPVYCMEDIVVPVSNIPKAIEAIERIAAKYDCKIPSAGHAGDGNIHCTILREDRDDHAWHELKNAVLDELYEEVYALGGNLSGEHGIGAKRAQAMDKHMTDAQRKVLVTIKKALDPNGIMNPGKVLVG from the coding sequence ATGCAATTCAATAAAGTGACCGATGGCGTCGTCGCAGAGCTGCGCGCCCTCTTGGGTGACGCCAATGTTCTCATCGACGAAGAAAAAATGGAGATGTACTCCAAGGACGAAGTCTCCGACAAGCTTTGGGAAAAGATGCCCGAAGTCGTCGTTAAACCGGAAAATGCCCAGCAGGTTTCCGAAGTGGTCAAGCTGGCCAACCGTGAACGGATCCCCATCACGCCGCGGGGCGCCGGCTCCGGTCTGGCTGCGGGTGCTGTTCCCCTGCAAGGCGGCATCGTTCTCTCCCTGGAGAAGATGAACCAGATCTTGGACGTAGATACGGAAAACCTGTTCATGATCTGCGAACCTGGCGTCACCACCGGCGACGTCCAGAAGACGGCCAAAGAACATGGCCTGCTCTACGCCGGCGACCCCTGTTCGGCTGACTCCTCCTTCATCGGCGGCAACGTGGCCACCAACGCCGGCGGCAACAAGGCCGTCAAGTACGGTGTCACCTCCCGCCACATCTATGGCCTGGAAATCGTCATGCCTGACGGTGAGATCGTCACCTTTGGCGGTAAAAACGTCAAAGACGTTACCGGCTACGATATCGTTCACCTGATGGTCGGCTCCGAAGGCACCCTGGGGATCGTCACCAAGGTCTGGCTGAAACTGATGCCCCTGCCCAAGTATGTGGCCGACCTGCTCATCCCCTTCGCCGATATGCAGACCGCCATCAAGGTCGTTCCCAAGATCATGACTGCCGGCATCATTCCCACCTGCCTCGAGTTCATGGACAGCCTCTCCATCAAATCGGCGGAGATGTATCTGAACAAAAAACTGCCTTACGGCGACGCCGGCGCCTATATCATCTGCGAAGTGGACGGCACTTCGGAAACGCAGGTTCAGGACGATTATGAGACCATCGGCAAGCTGGCTTTGGAAAACGGCGCCCTGGAAGTCTTTGTGGCTGACAACATGTCCACTCAGGAGCGGATCTGGAAGTCCCGGAAGTGCTACGCCGAAGCCATTCGGATGATCAGCCCCGTCTATTGCATGGAAGACATCGTGGTCCCCGTCTCCAACATCCCCAAAGCCATTGAAGCCATTGAGCGCATCGCCGCCAAGTACGACTGTAAGATCCCCAGCGCCGGCCATGCCGGTGACGGCAACATCCACTGCACCATCTTGCGGGAAGACCGCGACGATCACGCCTGGCATGAGCTGAAGAACGCCGTCCTTGACGAACTGTACGAAGAAGTCTATGCCCTCGGCGGCAACCTATCCGGTGAACACGGCATTGGCGCCAAGCGCGCCCAGGCCATGGACAAGCACATGACCGATGCCCAGCGCAAGGTGCTGGTGACCATTAAGAAGGCACTGGACCCCAACGGCATCATGAACCCCGGTAAAGTCCTCGTCGGTTAG
- the ltrA gene encoding group II intron reverse transcriptase/maturase, with the protein MMEGEATMRSRDAQRQPNIPKGNCQREEAVNPQGTGGVPSALPAQEAKQPREETYDLMEKVVERGNMTEAYKRVMANKGAAGIDGMGLESLRPYLKEEWSRIKQELLEGTYRPQPVRRVEIPKPQGGTRKLGIPTVVDRLIQQALNQILMPIFDPDFSTNSYGFRPGKSAHQAVKKAKEYIADGYRWVVDMDLAQFFDRVNHDILVKDKRILKLIREYLKAGVMLNGIRVKSEEGTPQGGPLSPLLANIILDDLDKALESRGHRFCRYADDCNVYVRSRRAGQRVMEGMAKFLEGRLKLQVNWEKSAVDRPWNRKFLGFSFTWHKAAKIRLAPQTVKRVKEKIRQFTGRNRSIAMEDRLVTLNQYLKGWMGYFRLIDTPSVLKELDEWLRRRLRMCLLKQWKRPKTRRRNLVALGIPEEWACNISGSRKGYWRLSLTPQMNKALGLAYWREQGLVSLVETYQSHRQPA; encoded by the coding sequence ATGATGGAAGGGGAAGCGACGATGCGTTCGCGTGACGCGCAGAGACAGCCGAATATCCCGAAAGGGAACTGCCAACGGGAGGAAGCGGTGAATCCGCAGGGGACCGGTGGAGTGCCGAGCGCGTTACCGGCACAAGAAGCGAAGCAACCCCGCGAAGAGACGTATGACCTGATGGAGAAAGTCGTCGAACGAGGGAACATGACGGAAGCGTATAAGCGAGTCATGGCCAACAAAGGCGCGGCCGGAATCGACGGTATGGGGCTAGAATCCCTGCGCCCGTACCTAAAAGAGGAATGGTCGCGCATTAAACAGGAATTGTTGGAGGGGACCTATCGACCGCAACCGGTCCGGCGGGTTGAAATTCCCAAACCCCAAGGCGGAACACGGAAGCTGGGCATTCCCACTGTCGTCGATCGACTGATCCAACAGGCCCTGAACCAGATCCTGATGCCGATCTTCGACCCTGACTTTTCCACGAACAGCTACGGATTTCGTCCGGGAAAGAGTGCGCACCAAGCGGTGAAGAAAGCGAAGGAATACATCGCCGACGGCTACCGATGGGTGGTTGACATGGACCTGGCCCAGTTCTTTGATCGCGTCAATCACGACATTCTGGTGAAGGACAAACGAATCTTGAAGTTGATCCGAGAATACCTCAAGGCCGGGGTCATGCTCAACGGGATTCGTGTGAAGAGCGAGGAAGGAACACCCCAGGGAGGTCCACTCAGCCCTTTGCTGGCGAACATCATCCTGGATGATTTGGATAAGGCACTGGAAAGCCGGGGACATCGCTTCTGCCGGTACGCCGACGACTGTAACGTCTACGTCCGCAGTCGACGGGCAGGGCAACGAGTGATGGAGGGTATGGCAAAGTTTCTGGAGGGGCGGTTAAAACTGCAGGTCAACTGGGAGAAAAGCGCAGTCGACCGACCCTGGAACCGAAAGTTTCTGGGGTTTTCATTTACGTGGCATAAGGCAGCAAAGATTCGGCTCGCCCCCCAAACGGTGAAACGGGTGAAAGAGAAGATCCGCCAGTTCACTGGGCGGAACCGAAGCATTGCGATGGAGGACCGACTGGTCACCCTCAACCAATACCTGAAAGGCTGGATGGGCTACTTTCGACTCATTGACACGCCAAGCGTACTTAAAGAGTTGGATGAGTGGCTTCGCCGACGACTGCGGATGTGCCTGCTCAAGCAATGGAAGCGCCCGAAGACACGAAGACGAAACTTAGTGGCGTTGGGGATCCCGGAGGAATGGGCATGCAACATCAGCGGCTCACGAAAAGGATATTGGCGTCTGTCCTTGACCCCGCAAATGAATAAAGCCCTTGGCCTCGCCTACTGGCGGGAACAGGGCTTAGTCAGTTTAGTCGAAACATACCAATCTCATCGTCAACCAGCATGA
- a CDS encoding electron transfer flavoprotein subunit alpha/FixB family protein, which translates to MSTYVNANVEKEQKLSQYKGVLVFGEQKDGKILTVTYELLTRGRKLADDLGCELSCVLLGDEIDGLEEVVKRGADKVFFIKDAALKNFLPRPYSKAITKLCEELKPEVIVAAATTTGRTVMPLVAAMLDTGLTADCTELTVDADTRLLLQTRPAIGGNIMATIKTPDHRPQMATVRPKSAKPAAFDANRTGEVIVKKYEGATFFTPEKFLEYIKDTTQEVSIEEADIIVAGGKGMKNADGFKMVEELARILGAGVGATRDAVELGWTTYPHQIGLSGKTVAPKLYFAFGLSGKIQHLAGMQTSEVVVAVNKDPDAQIFKVADFGIVGDVFEVVPMMIEAFKNLKANA; encoded by the coding sequence ATGTCGACGTACGTCAACGCAAACGTGGAAAAAGAGCAAAAGCTCTCGCAATATAAAGGGGTCCTCGTCTTCGGCGAACAGAAAGACGGCAAGATCCTGACAGTCACCTACGAACTGCTGACCCGCGGTCGCAAGCTGGCCGACGACCTGGGCTGCGAACTCTCCTGCGTCCTCCTCGGCGATGAGATCGATGGTCTGGAAGAGGTCGTCAAGCGCGGCGCTGACAAGGTCTTCTTCATCAAAGACGCCGCTTTGAAAAACTTTCTGCCTCGCCCCTACAGCAAAGCCATCACCAAGCTCTGTGAAGAGCTGAAGCCGGAAGTCATCGTCGCCGCCGCCACCACCACCGGCCGGACCGTCATGCCTCTTGTGGCGGCCATGCTGGACACGGGTCTGACGGCTGACTGCACCGAACTGACCGTCGACGCTGATACACGACTCCTCCTGCAAACCCGTCCCGCCATCGGCGGCAACATCATGGCTACCATCAAGACGCCGGACCATCGCCCCCAGATGGCTACCGTCCGTCCCAAGTCGGCCAAACCGGCCGCTTTCGACGCCAACCGCACCGGCGAAGTCATCGTCAAAAAATACGAAGGGGCGACCTTCTTCACCCCCGAAAAATTCCTCGAATATATCAAAGACACCACCCAGGAAGTCAGCATCGAAGAAGCTGATATCATTGTCGCTGGCGGCAAAGGCATGAAGAACGCCGACGGCTTTAAGATGGTCGAAGAACTGGCCCGCATCCTCGGCGCCGGTGTCGGCGCCACCCGTGACGCCGTTGAACTGGGCTGGACCACCTACCCGCACCAGATCGGCCTTTCCGGCAAGACCGTTGCGCCGAAGCTCTACTTCGCCTTCGGCCTCTCCGGCAAGATCCAGCACCTGGCTGGCATGCAGACGTCCGAAGTCGTCGTGGCCGTCAACAAGGATCCGGATGCTCAGATCTTCAAAGTGGCCGACTTCGGCATCGTCGGCGATGTCTTCGAAGTCGTTCCCATGATGATCGAAGCCTTTAAAAACTTGAAGGCCAACGCGTAA